One bacterium genomic window, CACAGGCATGAGATAGAGCGGCTGCTCGTCATCCGCCATTTCCAAAACTTTTTTCACATCCTCATCGCGGAAAGCCCCGACCGCCACGGTTCCGAGCCCGAGAGCTCCCGCCTCAAGATAGATGTTCTGTCCGGCATGACCGACCTCGATCATGGCATACCGTTTTCCCCGTTCGCCATATTTGATGGTTATCCGCTCATACACCACTGAAAATACAAAGACAGCAGGCGCATTTTTCACGCTTGGCTGTTCGAGCGCCGCACTGCTGAGATTCCCCCGCTTGTCGCCCTTTATAACCATCACAAGCTCATGGCCTCGGGGGTTATACCGGTATATCCCCGCGGAAAGTCCGGTTACATTTCCGGCCACCACATAAAGCTCGAGCGGATAGAGCGCTCCGCCGGAAGGCGCCGTACGGTGCCCGCTGTCGTCGGTAATTCCCTGTGCGGCCCAAAGAAGCTGCGATACTTCATCGAGGGTGAGCGGATCGTTTTTGAATTCTCTCACCGACCGTCTCTCATGAAGAGCCTTTTCCACCGAAACCGCGCCTGAAAACCTCGGCTGGGGAAGTTTCACCACATCACCGGTTTCTGCCATCGACAATCCTCCGCCAGCTGCAATAATCATGGTTGAAAAATATAAACACAGACCGATTCTCCATTTAAATGCTTTTTTCATGCCATGCCTCCATGCATTATTCAATCGGGAAACCGCTGTTTCTCTCCTGCGAACACGGTCACGCCGGAATGTTTCTCATATGTCAATGGTTTTTTTACACGAACGCGGCACCCGGCAGTCAGAACTTTCCCCGCGCGGATGGTATCCAGAGAACGACTTTAAAAATACGGGTTCCTTCGATGGGAACGACTGTTTTTTTATGGGCCGGATTCGAAGGCATAAGG contains:
- a CDS encoding SagB/ThcOx family dehydrogenase, producing MIIAAGGGLSMAETGDVVKLPQPRFSGAVSVEKALHERRSVREFKNDPLTLDEVSQLLWAAQGITDDSGHRTAPSGGALYPLELYVVAGNVTGLSAGIYRYNPRGHELVMVIKGDKRGNLSSAALEQPSVKNAPAVFVFSVVYERITIKYGERGKRYAMIEVGHAGQNIYLEAGALGLGTVAVGAFRDEDVKKVLEMADDEQPLYLMPVGRK